Proteins from a single region of Alphaproteobacteria bacterium LSUCC0719:
- a CDS encoding lipoprotein-releasing ABC transporter permease subunit, whose amino-acid sequence MRLFSPVERLLAMRYMRARRAEGFISVIAWFSLAGITLGVATLIIVMSVMNGFRAELIGRILGLNGHVGVYATENRGIENFDDLSISLAEIPGVIAVTPQIEGQVMVTRAAVNIGAVIRGVRWSDLAARRPLWDALDKSAIEAFRNAEGVLIGKGMAFKTGAAVGDTITLTAARGEATAFGTLPKRRTFRVAGIFDVGMHEYDTSFVFMPLVMADDFLGMKGRASGLEIYTDDPQNIGIFRILVADRLSGDLRAFDWLQRNRTFINALRVERNVMFLILTLIILVAAFNIISSMIMLVRSKHADIAVLRTMGAGAGTIMRIFLMTGASIGIIGTLAGTVLGLLFCWKIGSIQGFIESISGAELFAAEIYFLSTLPAQVDPTEVGLVIAMALALSFLASLYPAWRAGRIAPAEVLRNE is encoded by the coding sequence ATGCGCCTGTTTTCCCCTGTCGAGCGGCTGTTGGCGATGCGCTATATGCGGGCACGCCGGGCAGAGGGATTCATTTCCGTCATCGCCTGGTTTTCGCTCGCTGGTATTACGCTTGGCGTTGCGACATTGATTATTGTGATGTCGGTGATGAACGGGTTTCGGGCCGAATTGATTGGCCGGATTCTGGGGTTGAACGGTCATGTCGGTGTCTATGCCACCGAGAACCGTGGAATCGAGAATTTTGATGATCTGTCGATCAGTCTGGCTGAAATACCCGGTGTGATCGCTGTTACCCCGCAGATCGAGGGACAGGTCATGGTGACGCGCGCCGCGGTCAATATCGGGGCGGTGATCCGGGGGGTGAGGTGGTCCGACCTCGCGGCACGCCGCCCCTTGTGGGATGCGCTCGACAAGTCGGCAATCGAGGCGTTTCGAAATGCCGAAGGGGTGCTGATCGGCAAGGGCATGGCGTTCAAGACCGGCGCGGCTGTCGGTGACACGATCACGCTGACGGCGGCCCGCGGCGAGGCAACCGCATTCGGCACATTGCCAAAGCGTCGTACCTTTCGGGTGGCGGGTATTTTCGATGTCGGGATGCATGAATATGACACCAGTTTCGTGTTTATGCCGCTTGTCATGGCGGATGATTTTCTTGGGATGAAGGGGCGTGCGTCGGGACTGGAAATCTACACGGACGACCCGCAGAACATCGGTATATTCCGGATCTTGGTTGCGGACAGGCTGAGCGGCGATCTTCGGGCCTTTGACTGGTTGCAGCGCAACAGAACCTTCATCAATGCCCTGCGGGTCGAACGCAATGTGATGTTCCTGATCCTGACGCTGATCATATTGGTTGCGGCGTTCAACATCATCTCGTCGATGATCATGCTGGTTCGCTCGAAACATGCCGATATCGCGGTGTTGCGGACGATGGGGGCCGGTGCCGGGACGATTATGCGGATCTTCCTGATGACAGGGGCCAGCATCGGCATCATCGGCACGCTTGCCGGTACGGTTCTCGGTCTGCTGTTCTGTTGGAAGATCGGGTCGATCCAGGGTTTTATCGAATCGATTTCCGGGGCCGAGCTGTTTGCCGCCGAGATCTATTTCCTGTCAACCTTGCCGGCGCAGGTAGACCCGACCGAAGTCGGTCTTGTCATCGCGATGGCGCTGGCCCTGTCATTCCTTGCCAGCCTCTATCCTGCATGGCGGGCCGGCAGGATTGCGCCGGCCGAGGTGCTTCGCAATGAATAA
- the era gene encoding GTPase Era: protein MTTRAGFVALIGAPNAGKSTLMNAMVGTKVSIVTPKVQTTRSRVRGIAMEGESQIIFIDTPGIFQPKRRLDRAMVSAAWKGAEDGDVLLLLHDCARREIDEDTMRIVEELAQSGRRASLVLNKIDLAPQERLLERANELSQKYDFERVFMVSATTGNGIDDLRDWLAGSMPQGPYLFDPDDLSDMPMRLLAAEIMREKLFLNLHQELPYQLTVETEKWEELDDGSATVRLSIYVAREGHRGIILGKRGATIRRIGMSARIELEEALGRRIHLMSHVKVRKDWMDDAARYSVWDLDYNA, encoded by the coding sequence ATGACAACGCGCGCTGGATTTGTGGCCCTGATCGGTGCCCCGAATGCCGGAAAATCGACGCTGATGAACGCCATGGTCGGTACCAAGGTGTCGATCGTGACGCCAAAGGTTCAGACAACCCGGTCGCGCGTTCGCGGCATTGCGATGGAAGGGGAGTCACAGATTATCTTCATCGACACCCCCGGGATTTTCCAGCCGAAGCGACGTCTGGACCGGGCAATGGTCAGCGCCGCATGGAAAGGGGCCGAGGATGGCGATGTGTTGCTGCTGCTTCACGACTGCGCGCGGCGGGAGATTGACGAGGATACGATGCGCATTGTCGAGGAACTGGCGCAATCCGGTCGCCGGGCATCGCTGGTGCTGAACAAGATTGATCTGGCGCCCCAGGAACGGCTGCTGGAGCGCGCGAACGAGCTGTCGCAGAAATATGACTTCGAACGTGTCTTCATGGTGTCCGCCACGACGGGCAATGGCATCGACGATCTGCGAGACTGGCTGGCGGGCAGCATGCCACAGGGTCCGTATCTGTTTGACCCGGATGATCTGTCGGATATGCCGATGCGGCTTCTTGCGGCCGAAATCATGCGCGAGAAACTGTTTCTCAACCTTCATCAGGAACTTCCCTATCAACTCACCGTCGAGACCGAGAAATGGGAGGAACTGGATGATGGCAGTGCCACGGTAAGGCTGTCGATCTATGTGGCGCGCGAGGGTCATCGCGGGATTATCCTTGGCAAGCGCGGCGCAACAATCAGGCGTATTGGCATGTCGGCGCGGATCGAGCTTGAAGAGGCGCTTGGACGTCGCATCCATCTGATGAGCCATGTCAAGGTTCGCAAGGACTGGATGGACGATGCAGCGCGCTATTCGGTCTGGGATCTGGATTATAATGCCTGA
- a CDS encoding enoyl-CoA hydratase/isomerase family protein has translation MQQDHIRFSIHDRAGLVLLDRPRALNALSAEMAAALRRQLDIWAADSAIGHVVMAGSELRAFCAGGDVRDLHAIAGAGDYDRLTDHFQAEYGAHLAVYEFPKPVVCLADGITMGGGAGLMQCSTHAVVSDTTRFAMPEAAIGLFPDAGASVFLGRCPRPVALCLGLTGHIIGAADCLMLGLAGAMVPSDSMLALRQALLGCDSADIDDVIAGFRVDPGVPPLHAQRATIDHVFDGQDLAAMRDRAGDLARLRDDRFAATLHTALSTRCPMSMHVFARLLELGPDIADIPAALALDYHLAIRMTQRPDFQDGVRAVLIDKTNDAVWHPSRLEDVTASLVEGVFDPTGLPAFR, from the coding sequence ATGCAGCAGGATCATATCCGTTTTTCCATCCATGACAGGGCAGGGCTGGTTCTTCTTGACCGGCCGCGCGCGCTGAACGCACTCAGCGCCGAAATGGCGGCGGCGCTTCGTCGGCAATTGGATATCTGGGCGGCTGACAGCGCGATCGGTCATGTCGTGATGGCGGGGTCGGAGCTACGCGCATTTTGCGCTGGCGGGGATGTCCGCGATCTCCATGCCATTGCCGGCGCAGGTGACTATGATCGGTTGACAGACCATTTTCAGGCTGAATATGGCGCACATCTCGCGGTTTATGAATTTCCAAAGCCTGTTGTCTGCCTCGCTGACGGGATCACGATGGGTGGCGGTGCCGGACTGATGCAGTGCAGCACGCACGCCGTCGTCAGTGACACCACCCGCTTTGCGATGCCGGAAGCCGCCATCGGGTTGTTTCCCGACGCCGGGGCGAGTGTGTTTCTGGGGCGGTGTCCACGCCCCGTGGCGCTGTGTCTCGGTCTGACCGGTCACATCATTGGTGCTGCCGACTGCCTGATGCTGGGGCTTGCCGGCGCAATGGTGCCATCCGACAGCATGCTGGCACTGCGCCAGGCATTGCTTGGCTGTGACAGCGCCGATATCGACGATGTCATCGCCGGTTTCAGGGTCGATCCGGGTGTGCCGCCACTGCACGCGCAGCGCGCCACCATCGATCATGTTTTCGACGGGCAGGATCTTGCAGCAATGCGTGATCGTGCCGGTGATCTGGCGCGCCTCAGGGACGACAGGTTCGCGGCGACGCTGCACACCGCGCTGTCGACCAGATGCCCGATGAGCATGCATGTATTTGCCAGGCTTCTTGAATTGGGGCCAGATATTGCGGATATCCCGGCGGCGCTGGCGCTTGATTATCATCTTGCCATCAGGATGACGCAGCGTCCCGATTTTCAGGACGGTGTCCGCGCGGTTTTGATCGACAAGACCAATGATGCTGTCTGGCATCCGTCACGGCTTGAAGATGTCACAGCGTCGCTTGTCGAGGGCGTTTTCGACCCCACTGGTCTGCCAGCTTTCAGGTAA
- the parC gene encoding DNA topoisomerase IV subunit A encodes MTDDVTVEGDGQIVDTAFSEALSERYLAYALSTITSRSLPDVRDGLKPVHRRLLYAMRQLRLDPDQGFKKSARVVGDVMGKFHPHGDAAIYDAMVRLAQEFAMRYRLVDGQGNFGNIDGDNAAAMRYTEARMTEVAQRLLDGIDEDTVDFRPTYDGESEEPSLLPAGIPNLLANGAQGIAVGMATSIPPHNIIELADAALHLIKHPNASVDTLMQFVRGPDFPTGGILVEPEATIREAYATGRGGFRVRARWSVEREKGGGWQIAVTEIPYQVQKSRLIERMADMLQAKKVPFLADIRDESAEDIRIVLEPKSRRLEPEVVMESLFKLTDLETRVPLNLNVLDADGRPGVMTLREALNAWLVHRRVVLVRRSEFRLGKIAARLEVLEGYLVVFLNLDEVIAIIREADNPRVRLVERFSLTDAQATAILDMRLRSLRRLEEMALKAERDSLIAEREELAALVGDKSLQWQRITAEIREMKASFVGSDSRRTDCAEAPEIDLDAAEILVEREPITVICSEKGWIRAMKGHQDLEAEFKYKEGDGPGFILHAETTDKILLFAENGRFYTLAGDKLPRGRGFGEPVSLMVDLPADVDIVRLLKAEGQQLLVAASTGHGLVVPTEAALAQTRSGKQVLNISGTARAVACCVVDGDMVATVGVNRKLLVFPLSEVPEMSRGKGVILQRFKDGGLADVTVYSAEKGLSWKAGGGRTRTETDLTNWLGKRAGAGKMPPTGFPRPARFT; translated from the coding sequence ATGACAGATGATGTGACAGTCGAGGGTGATGGCCAGATTGTCGATACGGCATTCTCCGAGGCGCTGAGCGAGCGTTATCTTGCCTATGCGCTGTCGACCATTACCTCGCGTTCGCTTCCCGATGTCCGCGATGGTCTGAAACCGGTCCACCGCCGTTTGCTTTACGCGATGCGGCAGCTTCGACTCGATCCCGATCAGGGGTTCAAGAAATCGGCCAGGGTTGTTGGCGACGTCATGGGTAAATTCCACCCGCATGGAGACGCCGCCATCTATGACGCCATGGTGCGTCTGGCGCAGGAATTCGCGATGCGCTACCGGCTTGTCGACGGGCAGGGCAATTTCGGCAATATCGACGGCGATAACGCTGCCGCCATGCGCTATACCGAGGCACGGATGACCGAGGTTGCACAGCGGCTTCTTGACGGGATCGACGAGGACACGGTTGATTTCCGGCCAACCTATGATGGCGAATCCGAGGAGCCGAGTCTGCTGCCGGCCGGGATTCCAAATCTGCTTGCCAATGGTGCGCAGGGCATTGCCGTTGGCATGGCAACATCAATTCCGCCCCATAACATCATCGAGCTTGCCGACGCTGCGTTGCATCTGATCAAACATCCCAATGCCTCGGTCGATACGCTCATGCAGTTTGTCCGTGGTCCCGACTTTCCCACAGGCGGCATTCTGGTCGAACCGGAGGCGACGATCCGCGAGGCCTATGCCACTGGTCGCGGTGGCTTCAGGGTGCGGGCCCGCTGGTCGGTGGAAAGGGAAAAGGGTGGCGGCTGGCAGATTGCCGTGACCGAGATTCCCTATCAGGTCCAGAAGTCGCGTCTGATTGAACGCATGGCGGACATGCTACAGGCCAAGAAAGTACCGTTTCTGGCTGACATCCGTGACGAATCGGCTGAAGACATTCGCATTGTTCTTGAACCCAAATCACGACGCCTTGAACCCGAGGTGGTGATGGAAAGCCTGTTCAAGCTGACCGATCTTGAAACTCGTGTGCCGTTGAACCTCAACGTTCTCGATGCTGACGGGCGGCCCGGTGTGATGACGCTCCGCGAGGCGCTGAATGCCTGGCTGGTACATCGCCGCGTTGTTCTTGTCCGGCGCTCGGAATTCCGGCTTGGCAAGATCGCGGCACGGCTTGAGGTTCTGGAAGGCTATCTTGTCGTCTTTCTCAACCTTGACGAAGTCATCGCCATTATTCGCGAGGCGGACAATCCGCGCGTCAGGCTGGTAGAACGGTTCTCGCTGACGGATGCACAGGCAACTGCCATTCTCGACATGCGCCTGCGCTCATTGCGCCGGCTTGAGGAAATGGCGTTGAAGGCAGAAAGAGACAGTCTGATTGCCGAACGCGAGGAACTTGCCGCTCTTGTTGGTGACAAGTCACTTCAATGGCAGCGAATTACCGCCGAAATCCGTGAAATGAAGGCCAGCTTTGTCGGGTCCGACAGCCGCCGGACCGACTGCGCCGAAGCACCTGAAATCGACCTTGATGCTGCGGAAATTCTGGTTGAGCGCGAACCGATAACGGTGATCTGTTCGGAAAAGGGATGGATTCGCGCCATGAAGGGCCATCAGGATCTCGAGGCCGAATTCAAATACAAGGAAGGCGACGGTCCCGGCTTTATCCTTCATGCCGAGACAACCGACAAAATCCTGCTGTTTGCCGAGAATGGCAGATTTTACACGCTGGCAGGTGACAAGCTGCCGCGGGGGCGTGGCTTTGGTGAACCTGTCAGCCTGATGGTCGATCTGCCGGCGGATGTCGATATCGTTCGCCTGCTGAAGGCCGAAGGACAGCAACTGCTTGTTGCCGCCAGCACTGGCCACGGTCTGGTGGTGCCAACAGAAGCGGCGCTGGCGCAGACAAGGTCCGGCAAGCAGGTTCTGAACATTTCCGGCACGGCGCGCGCTGTTGCCTGCTGTGTTGTCGATGGCGACATGGTCGCCACGGTCGGGGTCAATCGCAAGCTGTTGGTGTTCCCGCTTTCCGAAGTGCCGGAAATGAGCCGCGGCAAGGGTGTGATCCTGCAACGGTTCAAGGATGGCGGTCTGGCCGACGTCACCGTCTACAGCGCGGAAAAGGGCCTGTCATGGAAGGCGGGAGGCGGGCGCACCCGCACCGAAACGGATCTGACAAACTGGCTTGGCAAGCGGGCTGGTGCCGGCAAGATGCCGCCGACAGGGTTTCCGCGCCCGGCGCGCTTCACCTGA
- the hemB gene encoding porphobilinogen synthase codes for MSRGQYPATRMRRNRMKAFSRRLMAENRLGVDDLIWPMFVIEGDDLSEPVDSMPGVTRLSIDRLVAQAGEAVHLDIPAIAIFPSIDAALKDADGALACDGDNLVCRAVRAVKAACPDLGVICDVALDPYTDHGHDGVFRNGEIANDETVAILCQQAIQQANAGCDIIAPSDMMDGRVAAIRAALDDAGHQNVQIMSYAAKYASGFYGPFRSAVRAGALAGTDGKSTYQMDPANSDEAMHEIALDLDEGADMVIVKPGMPYLDILARAKAEFGVPCVAYQVSGEYAMITAAGQRGWLDEDRVMMESLIAFKRAGADAVLTYFAPRIARLLRAQSE; via the coding sequence ATGAGCAGAGGTCAATACCCGGCCACCAGGATGCGTCGGAACAGAATGAAGGCATTTTCTCGCCGCCTGATGGCTGAAAACCGTCTTGGTGTGGATGATCTGATCTGGCCTATGTTCGTGATTGAAGGCGACGATCTTTCGGAACCGGTGGATTCGATGCCGGGCGTAACCCGTCTCAGCATAGACAGGCTAGTTGCACAGGCTGGCGAGGCTGTGCATCTTGACATTCCCGCGATCGCCATCTTCCCGTCGATTGATGCGGCGCTGAAGGATGCGGACGGGGCACTGGCCTGTGACGGTGACAATCTTGTCTGCCGGGCCGTTCGCGCCGTAAAGGCTGCCTGTCCCGATCTTGGCGTTATTTGTGATGTGGCATTGGACCCCTATACCGATCACGGGCATGACGGGGTGTTTCGCAACGGCGAGATTGCGAATGACGAAACCGTTGCGATCCTGTGCCAGCAGGCCATTCAACAGGCCAATGCCGGCTGTGACATCATTGCGCCATCCGACATGATGGATGGTCGTGTGGCCGCCATCCGCGCAGCGCTTGACGATGCCGGGCACCAGAATGTCCAGATCATGTCCTATGCCGCCAAATATGCATCAGGATTTTACGGCCCGTTCCGCAGTGCCGTTCGCGCCGGGGCGCTTGCCGGCACCGACGGCAAATCCACCTACCAGATGGACCCGGCAAACAGTGACGAGGCCATGCACGAGATCGCACTGGACCTTGATGAGGGTGCCGACATGGTCATCGTCAAACCCGGCATGCCCTATCTTGATATCCTTGCCCGTGCCAAGGCCGAATTCGGCGTCCCCTGTGTCGCCTATCAGGTATCGGGGGAATATGCGATGATCACGGCCGCCGGCCAGCGGGGCTGGCTGGATGAAGACCGCGTCATGATGGAAAGCCTGATAGCCTTCAAACGTGCCGGTGCCGACGCGGTTCTGACCTATTTTGCGCCGCGTATCGCGCGGTTGCTTCGCGCCCAGTCGGAATGA
- a CDS encoding threonine ammonia-lyase, translating into MTVSATDIQTASEHLEGHIIRTPFVAAPALSGMLGCDIRLKLENLQHTSSFKARGAFIAMRALPDESRKRGVITMSAGNHAQAVAYHARQMGIPAVIVMPAQTPFAKVSRTRAHGAEVVLEGRNLNECEGLVNRLIEERGLSLIHPYDDELVMTGQGSVGLEMLTEDDNLDAIVVPIGGGGLIGGIATIVRELRPNIRIYGVQTELYPAMKLAVANQDIVCGGETLAEGIAVKKPGGVTRPVVANLVDDILLVNEQSLEWAVGSLIEQQRVVAEGAGAAGIAALYQHRSSFAGKKVGVVICGGNIDPRLLASILNRNMASDGRLARLRIDISDEPGMLAAITASIGRCGGNIVEIYHQRLFYDVPAKLAKIDAVVETRGPDHVDEIIADLKAANFIVHQMDDSSGG; encoded by the coding sequence ATGACAGTCTCCGCAACCGATATTCAGACAGCTTCCGAACACCTTGAAGGCCATATCATTCGGACACCCTTTGTTGCGGCACCGGCGCTGTCGGGCATGCTTGGATGCGATATCAGGCTGAAGCTTGAAAATTTGCAACATACCTCGTCATTCAAGGCCCGCGGCGCCTTTATCGCCATGCGCGCCCTGCCCGACGAATCCCGCAAACGTGGTGTGATAACCATGTCGGCTGGCAACCACGCCCAGGCGGTTGCCTATCATGCACGCCAGATGGGGATCCCGGCGGTCATTGTAATGCCGGCCCAGACCCCGTTCGCCAAGGTGTCACGGACCCGTGCCCATGGCGCCGAAGTGGTTCTGGAGGGCCGCAACCTGAATGAATGCGAGGGTCTCGTCAATCGCCTGATCGAGGAACGCGGGCTGTCTCTGATCCATCCCTATGATGACGAGCTGGTGATGACCGGCCAGGGTTCGGTCGGTCTGGAGATGCTGACCGAGGATGACAATCTTGATGCCATCGTCGTTCCGATTGGCGGCGGCGGACTGATTGGGGGCATTGCCACCATCGTGCGGGAACTCCGCCCGAATATCAGGATCTATGGTGTTCAGACCGAACTCTATCCGGCGATGAAGCTTGCCGTTGCCAATCAGGACATCGTCTGTGGCGGCGAGACACTTGCCGAAGGCATCGCTGTCAAGAAACCCGGAGGCGTCACCAGACCGGTTGTCGCCAATCTGGTCGATGACATTCTGCTGGTGAACGAACAATCCCTTGAATGGGCCGTCGGCAGCCTGATTGAACAGCAGCGCGTTGTCGCCGAAGGTGCCGGCGCTGCCGGCATTGCCGCTCTCTACCAGCATCGCTCGTCATTCGCCGGCAAGAAGGTTGGGGTTGTAATCTGCGGCGGCAATATAGACCCGCGTCTGCTGGCATCGATCCTGAATCGCAACATGGCAAGCGACGGCAGGCTGGCAAGACTGCGGATCGACATCTCGGACGAGCCGGGAATGCTGGCCGCCATCACAGCATCGATCGGACGATGCGGCGGCAATATCGTCGAAATCTATCATCAGCGTCTGTTCTATGACGTGCCTGCCAAGCTTGCCAAGATCGACGCCGTTGTCGAAACACGGGGGCCAGATCATGTCGACGAGATCATCGCCGATCTGAAGGCGGCCAACTTCATTGTTCATCAGATGGATGACAGTTCCGGCGGCTAG
- the recO gene encoding DNA repair protein RecO codes for MPEWADEALILSVRPYGENSALVSVLTATQGRHAGLVRGASSAKMRGVLQPGNLVRASWRARLVEQLGQFTIELDDPVTALLLDDALRLSAVASACALLDGSLPEREAQPVLFEATGALLQLLRLEDPDNRWLEGYIRWELGLLQSVGFRLDLEHCAVTGQTGRLAHVSPKSGRAVSEGEAGEFTGRMLALPRFLGGVACNRHDFDAGLALTGHFLERRVFASYHVDLPPQRRRLADMVAGIYGGSTV; via the coding sequence ATGCCTGAATGGGCGGATGAGGCGCTGATATTATCGGTCCGCCCCTATGGCGAAAACAGCGCGCTTGTCAGCGTTCTGACAGCAACCCAGGGCCGGCATGCCGGCCTTGTCCGCGGCGCCAGCTCGGCAAAGATGCGCGGCGTTCTGCAACCCGGCAATCTGGTGCGCGCCAGCTGGCGTGCCCGGCTGGTGGAACAGCTTGGCCAGTTCACGATCGAACTCGATGATCCGGTAACGGCGCTGCTCCTTGATGATGCGTTGCGACTGTCTGCGGTGGCATCGGCCTGTGCGCTGCTGGATGGCAGCCTGCCCGAACGCGAGGCACAGCCGGTGTTGTTCGAGGCGACAGGCGCGCTGTTGCAATTGCTGCGTCTGGAAGACCCGGACAATCGCTGGCTCGAAGGTTATATTCGCTGGGAGCTTGGTCTGCTTCAATCTGTCGGGTTTCGGCTCGATCTGGAACATTGCGCAGTAACCGGCCAGACAGGAAGGCTGGCGCATGTCAGTCCGAAATCGGGCCGGGCCGTGTCCGAGGGGGAGGCCGGTGAATTCACCGGTCGCATGCTCGCCCTGCCACGGTTTCTTGGCGGGGTGGCCTGCAACCGGCATGATTTTGACGCCGGCCTTGCCCTGACCGGACATTTTCTGGAACGCCGCGTCTTTGCCTCCTATCATGTCGATCTGCCGCCACAACGTCGCCGATTGGCCGATATGGTGGCTGGCATATATGGGGGTTCCACGGTATAA
- the proS gene encoding proline--tRNA ligase encodes MRLSHYFLPLLKETPKEAQIASHRLMLRAGMIQQSSAGIYSWLPLGKKVLDKIAQIVREEQNRAGALEIMMPTIQPAELWQESGRYDDYGAEMLRIRDRHDRDMLYGPTNEEQVTDIFRAHVRSYKALPLNLYHIQWKFRDEVRPRFGIMRGREFLMKDAYSFDLDADRAREAYNRMFVSYLKTFARMGLTAIPMEAETGPIGGDMSHEFIILAETGESGVYFHQDWLNADLVASVDYTEDLQPVVDRFTALYARADEKHDPANCPVPADKLMSLRGIEVGHIFYFGEKYSAAMGATVAGPDGANIAVHMGSYGIGVSRLVGGIIEASHDDKGIIWPRAVAPFDVAVVNLKPDDAACSACAEDLYGKLIAGGCDPLLDDRDERPGAKLASIDLIGIPWQIVVGPRGMANGVVEVKNRATGESVEVSPESALSMVAIDDALAG; translated from the coding sequence ATGCGTCTCAGTCACTATTTTCTGCCCCTGCTCAAGGAAACGCCGAAAGAGGCCCAGATCGCCTCGCACCGGCTGATGCTTCGTGCCGGCATGATCCAGCAGTCCAGTGCGGGCATCTATTCCTGGCTTCCGCTTGGCAAGAAGGTTCTCGACAAGATTGCGCAAATCGTCCGTGAAGAGCAGAACCGCGCTGGCGCCCTGGAAATCATGATGCCGACAATTCAACCTGCCGAACTGTGGCAGGAATCAGGGCGGTATGATGATTACGGCGCGGAAATGCTGCGGATCCGTGACCGCCACGACCGTGACATGCTGTATGGTCCGACGAACGAAGAACAGGTCACCGATATTTTCCGTGCCCATGTTCGCAGCTACAAGGCTCTGCCGCTCAACCTGTATCACATTCAATGGAAGTTCCGCGACGAGGTGAGGCCGCGTTTCGGAATCATGCGCGGGCGGGAATTTCTGATGAAGGATGCCTATTCATTCGACCTTGATGCCGACCGGGCGCGCGAGGCCTATAACCGGATGTTCGTGTCCTATCTGAAGACCTTTGCCAGGATGGGGCTGACAGCCATCCCGATGGAGGCCGAAACAGGCCCGATCGGCGGTGACATGAGTCACGAATTCATCATCCTCGCCGAAACCGGTGAAAGCGGCGTCTATTTTCACCAGGACTGGCTGAATGCCGATCTTGTGGCGAGTGTTGATTATACCGAGGATCTGCAGCCCGTTGTCGACCGTTTCACCGCGCTCTATGCCCGCGCCGATGAAAAGCACGATCCGGCCAACTGCCCCGTCCCCGCAGACAAGCTGATGAGCCTGCGCGGTATCGAGGTGGGGCATATCTTCTATTTTGGCGAGAAATACTCTGCCGCGATGGGTGCAACCGTTGCCGGGCCGGATGGTGCCAATATTGCCGTCCATATGGGATCCTATGGAATTGGGGTGTCTCGCCTTGTCGGTGGCATCATCGAGGCCAGCCACGATGACAAGGGCATTATCTGGCCACGCGCTGTGGCACCGTTTGATGTGGCTGTTGTGAACCTGAAGCCGGATGATGCGGCCTGTTCGGCCTGTGCCGAAGATCTGTATGGCAAGCTGATCGCCGGTGGCTGCGATCCGCTTCTGGATGATCGCGACGAGAGGCCGGGCGCAAAGCTGGCGAGTATTGATCTGATTGGTATCCCGTGGCAGATCGTTGTCGGCCCGCGTGGCATGGCGAATGGTGTCGTCGAGGTCAAGAACAGGGCAACGGGCGAAAGCGTCGAAGTTTCGCCAGAATCCGCGCTTAGCATGGTGGCCATTGACGACGCTCTGGCGGGTTAG
- a CDS encoding arginyltransferase — translation MDQDKRLHQLPPLQMRLSMRSDCPYISGRTEQRVAVDISENPLLHDELARAGFRRVENWVYKPVCPQCQACLPWRVDTARFKPGRNLSRIRKTNRDLTRSIGSIRPTNEQYRLFLDYIRGRHHDGQMANMGRDDFIAMIENSPIETFVVNYRNDDGQLVGCVLADVQEDGLSAVYSFFDPAQANRSLGTFMILDLIDYAQERGMPWLYLGYYVPGSQKMMYKSRFQPAEVYIDGRWRAYDETN, via the coding sequence ATGGATCAGGACAAACGACTTCATCAGCTGCCACCATTACAGATGCGGCTCAGCATGCGATCGGACTGCCCTTATATCAGTGGGCGGACCGAACAGCGTGTTGCGGTCGATATATCGGAAAATCCGCTATTGCATGATGAGCTGGCGCGCGCCGGTTTCCGCCGGGTTGAAAACTGGGTCTACAAGCCGGTCTGCCCGCAATGTCAGGCCTGTCTTCCCTGGCGGGTCGACACCGCGCGGTTCAAGCCCGGTCGCAATCTGTCCCGGATCCGGAAAACCAACCGTGATCTGACGCGGTCAATCGGGTCGATCCGCCCGACGAACGAGCAATACCGGCTGTTCCTTGACTATATTCGCGGGCGTCATCATGACGGTCAGATGGCGAATATGGGGCGTGATGATTTCATCGCAATGATCGAGAACAGCCCGATTGAAACCTTCGTTGTCAATTACCGCAATGATGACGGACAGCTTGTCGGCTGCGTTCTTGCCGATGTTCAGGAAGACGGGCTGAGCGCTGTCTACTCCTTTTTCGACCCGGCGCAGGCCAACCGCTCGCTTGGCACCTTCATGATTCTTGATCTGATAGATTACGCGCAGGAACGCGGCATGCCGTGGCTGTATCTCGGCTATTATGTGCCAGGAAGCCAGAAGATGATGTATAAATCACGCTTCCAGCCAGCCGAAGTCTATATCGACGGGCGCTGGCGCGCCTATGACGAAACCAACTGA